The following proteins are co-located in the Camelina sativa cultivar DH55 chromosome 12, Cs, whole genome shotgun sequence genome:
- the LOC104730794 gene encoding thioredoxin-like 2-1, chloroplastic: MTSLRSLSISLYTSSNSAPISPPIKIRKCINSFNRFHGLSSSSSSLIGNLVFSSRKQFHSVKVQALAAETEQPKWWEKKAGPNMIDITSTEQFLNALKDAGDRLVIVDFYGTWCGSCRAMFPKLCKTAKEHPDILFLKVNFDENKSLCKSLNVKVLPYFHLYRGADGQVESFSCSLAKFQKLREAIERHNVGNVSD; the protein is encoded by the exons ATGACATCTTTACGATCCCTCAGCATCTCGCTTTACACTTCTTCTAACTCTGCTCCGATTTCTCCACCAATCAAGATCCGAAAATGTATAAATTCATTCAACAGATTCCACGGCCTGTCATCTTCGAGCTCTTCTTTGATCGGAAATTTAGTTTTCTCTTCAAGAAAGCAGTTTCACTCCGTAAAG GTCCAAGCGTTAGCTGCTGAAACCGAACAGCCAAAATGGTGGGAGAAGAAAGCAGGGCCAAACATGATTGACATTACTTCCACTGAACAGTTCCTGAACGCTTTAAAAGATGCGGGAGATAGATTAGTTATCGTTGATTTTTATGGAACTTGGTGTGGTTCTTGCCGTGCAATGTTCCCAAAG CTCTGCAAAACGGCGAAAGAACACCCTGATATCTTGTTCCTTAAAGTAAACTTTGACGAGAACAAGTCTCTCTGCAAAAGCTTGAACGTCAAGGTGTTACCATACTTCCACCTCTATCGTGGCGCTGATGGCCAAGTCGAATCCTTCTCATGCTCTCTTGCCAAG TTCCAGAAACTGAGAGAGGCCATAGAGAGACATAACGTAGGAAATGTCAGTGACTAg
- the LOC104730791 gene encoding mitochondrial substrate carrier family protein P-like, which produces MGEGEEKNGIIDSMPLFAKELIAGGVTGGIAKTAVAPLERIKILFQTRRDEFKRIGLVGSINKIGKTEGLMGFYRGNGASVARIVPYAALHYMAYEEYRRWIIIGFPDTTRGPLLDLVAGSCAGGTAVLFTYPLDLVRTKLAYQVVGSANAQVKTIVPLEQIVYRGIVDCFSRTYRESGFRGLYRGVAPSLYGIFPYAGLKFYFYEEMKRHVPAEHKKDISLKLVCGSVAGLLGQTLTYPLDVVRRQMQVERLSAAVKEETRRRGTMQTLFKVAREEGWKQLFSGLSINYLKVVPSVAIGFTVYDVMKLHLRVPPREEMEAEAVTTRKRNVFT; this is translated from the exons ATGGGGGAGGGCGAAGAGAAGAACGGAATTATTGATTCGATGCCTTTGTTCGCAAAGGAGCTTATTGCCGGCGGCGTCACCGGCGGTATAGCTAAAACCGCCGTTGCTCCACTCGAGCGAATTAAGATTCTTTTCCAG ACTAGAAGAGACGAGTTTAAAAGGATAGGACTTGTAGGATCAATCAACAAGATTGGCAAAACTGAAGGTTTGATGGGTTTCTACAG AGGGAATGGTGCTAGTGTTGCTCGGATAGTTCCCTATGCAGCTCTTCATTATATGGCTTATGAGGAATACAGGAGATGGATCATTATTGGTTTCCCTGATACTACTCGAGGTCCATTGCTTGATCTTGTAGCGGGATCATGCGCTGGTGGTACTGCGGTTCTTTTCACTTATCCTCTTGATCTGGTCAGGACAAAGCTGGCTTATCAG GTTGTTGGTTCAGCAAACGCGCAAGTAAAAACCATTGTTCCCCTGGAACAAATTGTGTACAGAGGTATTGTAGATTGTTTCTCGAGGACATACAGAGAATCTGGATTCCGTGGCCTATATCGTGGTGTAG CTCCGTCTTTGTATGGGATCTTCCCTTATGCTGGTTTGAAATTCTACTTCTACGAAGAGATGAAACGCCATGTCCCTGCGGAACATAAGAAAGACATTTCCCTGAAACTTGTATGTGGGTCTGTCGCTGGATTGCTTGGTCAGACCTTGACGTACCCTCTTGATGTTGTCAGGAGACAAATGCAG GTTGAGAGACTCTCTGCAGCCGTTaaggaagaaacaagaagaagaggaacaatgCAAACCCTTTTCAAGGTTGCTAGAGAAGAAGGTTGGAAGCAACTCTTCTCAGGGCTTAGCATCAATTACCTCAAG GTTGTACCGTCCGTGGCAATCGGATTCACAGTATATGATGTTATGAAGCTGCACTTAAGAGTGCCACCGCGAGAAGAAATGGAGGCAGAAGCAGTGACAACACGGAAAAGGAACGTTTTCACCTAA
- the LOC104733289 gene encoding F-box/LRR-repeat protein At3g26922-like — translation MDPKFCWRTLKKRRRFDVNRDLISELPDALLIQILSLLPTIDAVGTCVLSKRWSSLWQYLPKLDYHYQNGRTSLRLSPQFVHRFLLLNKSLLLESMRLIVESDCEAVDIGIWIGYAVERGLRELELDPNSENGYIRLPSNIYACQTLEVLKLKSYVRVDVPDSPVCFKSLKILHLHLVYYEDDDSVRRLFSSCPNLEELDVKRYIDNVIKFVIESPSLKRLSIRDCSDGDGQRGYVINAPSLNYLSIKGPKDFEFSLEYTPKLVEANITNISNIKTEKILLPLASSVKRLSLSLSHLETRYAASIIFHQLVYLELGTRETEWWNLLMNLLMNSPQLQALKLSDGDGKYSEEHETNPPFTKPISVPPCLLSHLQIFEWEGYNGQREEEIQVATYILTNAKHLTKANFSTDYKYFTADEKLEMLQELAREPKASTSCYFFFE, via the exons ATGGACCCAAA ATTCTGTTGGCGAACCttgaagaagagacgaaggTTTGATGTCAATAGGGATCTGATAAGTGAGTTGCCTGATGCTTTGCTGATTCAGATATTGTCTTTGCTTCCGACAATAGATGCAGTAGGAACTTGTGTTTTGTCCAAACGATGGAGTTCTCTTTGGCAATATCTGCCCAAGCTTGACTATCACTACCAGAATGGTAGAACTTCCTTGAGATTGTCACCGCAATTTGTTCATAGGTTCTTGTTACTGAATAAGTCACTGCTTCTAGAGAGTATGCGACTTATAGTTGAGTCGGATTGTGAGGCTGTTGATATCGGAATTTGGATTGGATATGCGGTTGAACGTGGTTTGCGTGAGCTTGAACTCGACCCTAACTCAGAGAATGGATATATCCGACTGCCAAGTAACATCTATGCTTGTCAAACACTCGAGGTCTTGAAACTCAAGAGCTATGTTCGTGTAGATGTTCCTGATTCCCCTGTTTGTTTCAAGTCCCTCAAGATCCTACACCTTCACCTTGTTTACTACGAGGATGATGATTCAGTGCGTAGGCTTTTCTCGAGTTGTCCTAATCTTGAAGAATTGGACGTGAAACGATATATTGACAATGTGATAAAGTTCGTTATCGAATCACCATCTTTAAAGAGATTATCAATACGTGATTGTAGTGATGGAGATGGCCAAAGAGGGTATGTGATCAATGCTCCTTCTTTGAACTACTTATCCATTAAAGGACCTaaagattttgagttttctcttgAGTATACTCCGAAGCTAGTGGAggcaaatattacaaatatctcTAATATTAAAACTGAGAAGATTCTCCTCCCTCTTGCCTCGTCAGTAAAGCGTCTCTCCTTGTCTTTGTCGCATTTAGAG ACTAGGTATGCTGCCAGTATTATCTTCCACCAGCTTGTATATTTGGAGCTAGGTACTAGAGAAACCGAGTGGTGGAATTTACTTATGAATTTGCTAATGAACTCTCCTCAATTACAAGCTCTCAAGCTAAGCGAT GGAGACGGGAAATACAGTGAAGAGCACGAGACTAACCCACCATTTACCAAACCGATTTCTGTTCCTCCTTGTTTGTTATCCCATCTACAAATATTTGAGTGGGAAGGATACAATGGACAACGTGAAGAAGAGATACAAGTTGCAACTTACATACTAACAAATGCCAAACATTTGACGAAGGCAAATTTCTCGACGGATTACAAATACTTTACTGCGGATGAGAAACTTGAGATGTTACAAGAGCTAGCTCGTGAGCCTAAGGCTTCAACTTCCTGTTATTTTTTCTTCGAGTGA
- the LOC104730795 gene encoding putative GATA transcription factor 22 has product MGSNFHYTIDLNEDQHHQPFFSSLGSSLHQNHQQQHFHHHASSNLSSSMSPSLSYFPFLIDSHQDQVYFGYNNSTFHGVLDTHLSQPLETNKFVSDVSSSSSDQMVPEKETRLKLTIKKKDNHQDQTKLPQYPTKGKTGTNTLKWVSSKVRLMKKKKAIITTTDINKQHVNSDQSSNQSNLEGDHDHHNNISTNQYNIIVDQNGYNGSSNDCVIRICSDCNTTKTPLWRSGPRGPKSLCNACGIRQRKARRAAATATGISDVSPPVLKKKMKNKNKRSNNGVYNLSSPSDKKMITVEEAAAARDMETQNKSSMLSSSSSSSDKFYFDDLAILLSKSSAYQKVFPQDEKEAAILLMALSYGMVHG; this is encoded by the exons ATGGGTTCGAATTTTCATTACACTATAGATCTCAATGAAGATCAACACCATCaaccttttttctcttctcttggatcctctcttcatcaaaatcatcaacaacaacattttcATCACCACGCTTCTTCTAATCTCTCATCTTCGATGTCACCATCTCTTTCCTACTTCCCTTTCTTGATCGACTCTCACCAAGATCAAGTATATTTTGGGTACAACAATAGTACTTTTCACGGCGTTCTTGATACCCATCTCTCCCAACCTCTCGAG ACCAACAAGTTTGTATCGGATGTCAGTTCATCATCAAGCGATCAAATGGTGCCAGAGAAGGAGACAAGACTAAAATTGACGATAAAGAAGAAGGATAATCATCAAGACCAAACCAAACTTCCTCAATACCCGACAAAAGGCAAGACAGGAACAAATACGCTCAAGTGGGTTTCTTCGAAGgtgagattgatgaagaagaaaaaggcgaTTATTACCACCACCGACATCAACAAACAACATGTTAATAGCGACCAATCATCGAACCAAAGCAATCTGGAAGGAGATCATGATCATCACAATAACATATCAACAAATCAGTACAATATTATTGTCGACCAGAATGGTTATAACGGATCAAGCAACGATTGCGTGATTAGGATTTGCTCCGATTGTAACACAACTAAGACACCTCTTTGGAGAAGTGGTCCGAGAGGTCCCAAG TCTCTTTGTAACGCCTGTGGCATAAGGCAAAGGAAGGCGAGGCGGGCCGCAGCAACGGCAACCGGAATCTCTGACGTATCGCCACCGGtcctaaagaagaagatgaaaaacaagaacaagagatcAAATAATGGAGTTTATAATCTCTCCTCTCCTTCGGATAAGAAAATGATCACAGTGGAGGAGGCCGCAGCAGCCAGAGACATGGAGACTCAGAACAAGTCCTCGATGCTgtcatcatcgtcttcctcttcaGACAAGTTTTATTTCGACGATCTAGCAATACTGTTAAGCAAAAGTTCAGCTTATCAGAAAGTTTTccctcaagatgagaaggaggCTGCCATTTTACTAATGGCTCTATCGTACGGAATGGTTCACGGatga
- the LOC104730792 gene encoding protein EFFECTOR OF TRANSCRIPTION 1-like, with amino-acid sequence MFKRDDYIRTNHDAVFPKWQGFARSMLLRKPISETAELRKTYPDYSLISRDLGPKILIGDNKENFRKGKDCVGRYRVQEALPGLSELGVSVINHDQGRKNDGLLATLGQAESIKYRLRSYGRSITHHDLLKKLGDTPRESGLSQTQKKAGNKTEENKHDSAEERDISSDAAEKESNLQLSPSRPQPVSDRHSHDDLADGSNSASVCGLLLEDGTTCNTTPIKGRKRCTEHKGKKLSRVSPVKLIPSEVPTRRECQETDDDICGVILPDMVRCRRPPVLRRKRCEDHKGMRVNAFFFLLTPTERDEAVKEDKSKLKTCTGLIQEGSGLNLVCEATTNNGLPCTRRAPKGSKRCWQHKDKTVDHGSSSENVQSATTRQLICGVKLYNGSVCEKAPVKGRKRCEEHKGMRIAS; translated from the exons ATGTTCAAGAGAGACGACTACATTCGAACTAATCACGACGCCGTCTTTCCCAAGTGGCAG GGTTTCGCCCGATCCATGCTTCTGCGTAAACCCATTTCAGAAACCGCAGAGCTACGGAAGACGTATCCGGATTACTCCTTAATTTCTCGAGATTTAGGTCCAAAG ATTCTGATAGGAGACAACAAGGAAAATTTCAGAAAGGGGAAAGATTGTGTTGGTAGATACAGAGTCCAAGAAGCCCTTCCGGGTCTGTCTGAGCTTGGTGTATCTGTTATCAATCATGACCAGGGGAGAAAAAATGATGGTCTTTTGGCTACCCTTGGTCAAGCTGAAAGCATTAAATATCGGCTACGGTCTTATGGTAGATCTATTACTCATCATGACTTACTCAAGAAACTTGGCGACACCCCGAGAGAGTCAGGTCTCTCTCAAACTCAGAAGAAAGCTGGCAACAAAACCGAAGAGAACAAGCATGATTCTGCTGAAGAGAGAGACATCAGTTCTGATGCAGCTGAGAAAGAGAGTAATTTGCAACTCAGTCCGTCCAGACCTCAACCGGTTTCAGACAGACATTCACATGATGACTTAGCTGATGGGTCTAATTCTGCTTCCGTTTGTGGACTCTTACTAGAAGATGGTACTACTTGCAATACAACTCCAatcaaaggaagaaagagatgcACAGAGCATAAAGGGAAGAAACTTTCACGTGTTTCTCCAGTAAAACTCATACCGTCTGAAGTTCCTACCAGAAGAGAATGTcaagaaactgatgatgatatATGTGGAGTGATTTTACCTGATATGGTGCGTTGCAGAAGACCACCTGTTTTAAGGAGAAAACGATGCGAGGATCACAAGGGAATGAGAGTCAACGCTTTCTTCTTTCTGCTGACCCCAACAGAACGTGATGAAGCCGTCAAAGAGGATAAATCCAAACTGAAGACATGTACAGGCTTGATCCAAGAGGGTTCAGGTCTGAATCTTGTATGTGAAGCTACAACAAATAATGGTTTGCCTTGTACGAGAAGAGCTCCTAAGGGAAGCAAAAGATGTTGGCAGCACAAAGATAAAACTGTGGACCATGGATCATCTTCCGAAAATGTTCAGTCAGCAACCACAAGGCAATTAATTTGCGGTGTTAAGCTTTACAATGGATCGGTGTGCGAGAAAGCTCCAGTGAAAGGACGGAAGAGATGTGAGGAGCACAAGGGGATGAGAATCGCATCTTAA